From Pseudoalteromonas sp. DL-6, one genomic window encodes:
- a CDS encoding class I SAM-dependent methyltransferase translates to MNSLKRYIYMLSDRARARRAELFNKHFDISLDTKILDLGSESGDNIAKVLEGCNYSASNVYVADIAKDQVSKAHKVYGFNPVVINAEGELPFPDEYFDIVYCSSVLEHVTVDKKFVWSIVSGKEFKRKASKNQLIFSNEIKRIGKQYFVQTPNKNFLIESHSWLPLASHLPRCILIRLLKFTNSFWIKKTTPDWHLLTSHELQSLFEDSIIECEKYLAITKSIIAIKSAKNKN, encoded by the coding sequence GTGAATAGTTTAAAGCGTTATATATATATGCTATCAGATAGGGCCAGAGCAAGAAGGGCTGAGCTGTTCAATAAACACTTTGATATTAGCCTAGATACAAAGATTTTGGATCTGGGTTCAGAGTCAGGAGATAATATAGCTAAAGTTTTAGAAGGCTGTAACTATTCTGCAAGCAATGTTTATGTTGCTGACATTGCAAAAGACCAAGTTTCGAAAGCTCACAAAGTATATGGCTTCAATCCAGTAGTTATCAATGCAGAAGGGGAGTTACCGTTTCCAGATGAATATTTTGATATCGTTTATTGCTCCTCAGTTTTAGAACATGTAACAGTAGATAAAAAATTTGTATGGAGTATTGTCTCGGGTAAAGAATTTAAACGCAAAGCAAGCAAGAACCAGCTAATTTTTTCTAATGAAATAAAGCGTATTGGTAAGCAATATTTTGTGCAAACACCAAACAAAAATTTTCTAATTGAAAGCCATAGTTGGTTACCCTTAGCTTCTCATCTACCTAGGTGTATATTGATCCGCCTACTAAAGTTTACAAATTCATTTTGGATAAAAAAAACAACACCGGATTGGCATTTGTTGACATCTCATGAATTACAGTCTCTTTTTGAAGATTCTATAATTGAATGTGAAAAATATTTGGCTATCACTAAATCCATCATTGCAATAAAATCAGCTAAAAATAAAAACTAA
- a CDS encoding acyltransferase family protein, whose protein sequence is MKRNISLDILKLAMALMVLGLHAGFLSDYSKSAEFLFVNGVFRIAVPIFFIINGYYFYSSLVNNTQVTWLKKITILYLVWMAFYAPIWFVIPYLKSEPIANILITSIIGYHHLWYISGLVGAALLLMLLKNIHTLPMFGLIVLTFLIGVIIQYSGNYHIFKNSNIDEILNTTWIHRNFIFLSFPFFCTGFLINKHSLDNLYSNTHIIIGIIFGIILLIIESFINLNASGSDDAFDNYLSLMFICPLIFIYFQKKYTEGKTKSIALYSSAIYFIHSFVLSSLRYITDFKGTAMTIVAIVISVFISFYIIKLNRIIKIIL, encoded by the coding sequence TTGAAAAGAAATATATCTCTTGACATACTTAAACTGGCGATGGCACTTATGGTTTTAGGCTTACACGCTGGTTTTTTAAGTGACTATAGTAAGTCAGCAGAATTTTTATTTGTAAATGGTGTATTCAGGATCGCCGTACCTATTTTTTTCATTATAAATGGTTATTATTTTTATTCTTCGTTAGTCAATAATACTCAGGTAACTTGGTTAAAAAAAATTACTATCCTTTACTTGGTATGGATGGCTTTTTATGCGCCCATCTGGTTTGTAATACCTTATTTAAAATCGGAACCAATTGCTAATATACTCATAACTTCAATCATAGGGTACCATCACCTTTGGTATATATCGGGCCTTGTCGGTGCGGCTTTGCTTTTGATGCTTTTAAAAAACATTCATACTCTGCCCATGTTCGGATTAATTGTATTAACTTTTCTCATTGGTGTCATAATTCAATACAGTGGTAATTATCACATATTTAAGAACTCGAACATTGATGAAATTTTAAACACAACTTGGATCCATCGTAATTTTATTTTTCTATCATTTCCTTTTTTCTGTACTGGTTTCTTAATAAATAAACATTCACTTGACAACCTTTATTCGAATACGCACATTATCATTGGTATTATTTTTGGCATTATACTTTTGATTATAGAGTCTTTTATTAACCTTAATGCATCTGGTAGCGATGATGCTTTTGATAACTACCTATCTCTTATGTTTATATGCCCTCTAATTTTTATTTATTTTCAAAAAAAATATACGGAAGGTAAAACAAAAAGCATAGCCTTATATTCATCAGCTATATACTTTATACACTCCTTTGTATTGTCTTCATTACGGTACATTACAGACTTTAAAGGTACAGCAATGACAATAGTGGCTATAGTTATATCTGTATTCATTTCCTTTTACATAATAAAGTTGAATAGGATAATAAAGATCATCTTATGA
- a CDS encoding aspartate-semialdehyde dehydrogenase has product MNIEQINPALLKDAQRNDYAGQDPFDGLNSSLFKLAPSLKNGLFGLVWIQLHKRLAINLRPLFGIPKMRNPKGIGLFILGLLEDYKSTGQNDYLQEAIKLADWLLTQQSDKSIWQHSCWGYHFDWNARAFFVPKGKPNVITTIYVAQALYALSEITKDKKYSEPAIDSAHFIVKTLYKECDGRQFFGYIPGETAFVHNASLWGAAWVAKVAVLTNNQHYKQLALNAARQSVSEQGFDGSWVYGARHHHQFIDGFHTGYNLEALRLLSDELQIDEFESAIAKGLTYYKTHLFEQDGTAKYYNNNRYPLDMHSVSQAVFTLLKVGKTPDDFSMAEKVISRAIQTLYMPKKQRFIYQKNKYFTNKVDYVRWTQAWVYYSFAYFNRQKIEQR; this is encoded by the coding sequence ATGAACATAGAGCAAATTAATCCAGCACTGTTAAAAGACGCGCAAAGAAATGATTATGCAGGCCAAGACCCGTTTGATGGCTTAAACAGTTCGCTATTTAAGTTAGCACCGAGTTTAAAAAACGGCCTGTTTGGTTTGGTGTGGATACAACTTCATAAACGTTTAGCCATTAATTTAAGGCCATTGTTTGGCATACCTAAAATGCGCAATCCTAAAGGGATTGGTTTGTTTATTTTAGGTTTGCTTGAAGATTATAAATCCACAGGCCAAAACGATTATTTGCAAGAGGCAATAAAATTGGCAGATTGGTTACTGACCCAGCAAAGTGATAAATCTATTTGGCAGCATAGTTGTTGGGGTTATCACTTTGATTGGAATGCTCGTGCGTTTTTTGTACCAAAAGGTAAGCCAAACGTTATTACTACTATATACGTAGCACAGGCTCTATACGCGTTGAGTGAAATTACCAAAGACAAAAAATATTCAGAACCTGCAATTGATAGTGCGCATTTTATTGTAAAAACATTATATAAAGAATGTGATGGCAGGCAGTTTTTTGGTTATATACCGGGTGAGACTGCATTTGTACATAATGCCAGCCTTTGGGGCGCTGCATGGGTTGCAAAAGTTGCCGTGCTGACTAACAACCAACATTACAAACAGCTTGCTTTAAATGCTGCAAGGCAGTCGGTAAGCGAACAGGGATTTGATGGCTCATGGGTATATGGTGCTCGCCATCATCACCAGTTTATCGATGGCTTTCATACTGGTTATAACCTAGAAGCGTTGCGCTTATTGAGTGATGAGTTGCAAATTGATGAGTTTGAATCGGCAATTGCAAAAGGTCTTACTTATTATAAAACACATTTGTTTGAGCAAGATGGCACCGCAAAATATTATAATAATAATCGCTACCCACTCGATATGCACAGTGTATCGCAAGCTGTTTTTACGTTACTAAAAGTAGGTAAAACGCCAGATGACTTTTCGATGGCCGAAAAAGTAATAAGCCGTGCTATTCAAACCCTATATATGCCTAAAAAGCAGCGTTTTATTTATCAAAAAAACAAGTACTTCACCAATAAGGTTGACTATGTGCGTTGGACACAAGCATGGGTATATTATTCGTTTGCTTATTTTAATAGACAAAAAATTGAACAGCGCTAA
- the wecC gene encoding UDP-N-acetyl-D-mannosamine dehydrogenase produces MTIKTVSVVGLGYIGLPTAAVIASRGMKVIGLDVSEKAVNTINAGEIHIVEPDLDIIVRGVVSTGNLRATTTPEKADAFMVAVPTPFIHSESGNHSADLSYIESAAKMIAPVLEKGNLVILESTSPVGATEQLAAWLSEARPDLTFPQDKGDAADINVAHCPERVLPGYVLQELVSNDRVIGGMSKACSEKAVKLYETFVRGECIITNARTAEMAKLTENSFRDVNIAFANELSVICDKLKINVWELIKLANRHPRVNILNPGPGVGGHCIAVDPWFIVASCPDEAKIIKQARLTNDAKPFYVIEKVAKAADEFKRPVIACLGLSFKADIDDLRESPALNIVEELAAKNIGEILAVEPNISELPANLADKNVSLVSLESALEQANVVVVLVDHKQFKAADKTEFASKVVIDTRGIL; encoded by the coding sequence ATGACAATTAAAACAGTTTCAGTTGTTGGTTTAGGCTACATAGGTTTACCAACTGCGGCGGTTATTGCATCGCGCGGTATGAAAGTAATTGGTTTAGACGTAAGCGAAAAAGCAGTTAATACCATTAATGCCGGTGAAATACACATAGTAGAGCCTGATCTCGACATAATTGTACGTGGCGTAGTATCTACTGGTAACTTAAGAGCGACTACAACGCCAGAAAAAGCCGACGCGTTTATGGTAGCTGTACCTACACCATTTATTCACAGCGAAAGTGGTAACCACAGTGCAGACTTAAGCTATATTGAATCGGCTGCAAAAATGATTGCCCCAGTGCTTGAAAAAGGTAACTTAGTTATTTTAGAAAGCACCTCACCTGTAGGTGCAACAGAGCAACTAGCCGCTTGGTTAAGTGAAGCGCGCCCTGACTTAACGTTTCCACAAGATAAAGGTGATGCCGCCGACATCAATGTTGCTCATTGCCCTGAGCGTGTATTACCTGGCTATGTATTACAAGAGTTAGTGTCAAACGACCGTGTAATAGGCGGTATGAGCAAAGCATGTAGCGAAAAAGCTGTTAAGTTATACGAAACTTTCGTGCGCGGCGAGTGTATTATTACCAATGCTCGTACTGCTGAAATGGCTAAGTTAACCGAAAACTCATTTCGCGACGTAAACATTGCCTTTGCCAATGAATTGTCAGTCATTTGTGACAAATTAAAAATTAATGTGTGGGAGCTTATTAAGCTTGCTAATCGTCACCCGCGTGTAAATATTTTAAACCCAGGCCCAGGTGTTGGCGGCCACTGTATTGCGGTTGATCCTTGGTTTATTGTTGCAAGTTGCCCAGACGAAGCAAAAATAATTAAACAAGCACGCTTAACTAACGACGCAAAACCATTTTACGTAATTGAAAAAGTAGCAAAAGCCGCTGATGAATTTAAACGTCCAGTTATTGCATGTTTAGGTCTTTCATTTAAAGCTGATATTGACGATCTTCGTGAGAGCCCGGCATTAAATATTGTTGAAGAATTAGCAGCAAAAAATATAGGTGAAATACTTGCTGTAGAGCCAAACATTTCAGAGCTACCAGCTAACCTAGCAGATAAAAATGTGAGTTTAGTGTCGTTAGAAAGCGCACTGGAGCAAGCAAATGTCGTTGTAGTATTAGTTGATCATAAACAATTTAAAGCTGCAGATAAAACAGAGTTTGCATCAAAAGTTGTTATCGATACCCGCGGGATTTTGTAA
- a CDS encoding glycosyltransferase, producing MEKYSKYDGVICFAGEDWWYHNHGHFDMKVMECLSKDKKILFVNSVGMRVPTIGKSSKILNKIIRKLKSIAKGAVKVSDNFFVYSPFYLPGKSSEKLSAFLLKIQIKWHAKQLGMSNPLIWVVTPTVSKTALELSKDVIYQRTDKNEELSDGDFEYIKQHVKLLQKSAMLTIYSSNELKNSEELSCKKALHISHGIADVFFDKRSYNLKNELNNDNAKKVLFVGAIDSHTFDIKLLLKAAEQHSHVNFYLVGDVSLDNDISLPSNVIFLGKKEQEEIPSYLNKADVLAMYWLQNDWIKYCSPIKFKEYLSAGKPIVSTQFSDCYEFESKAVYISNCHDTFLKNLSLALNTNITDKQNMAVHTWSNKTNDIIKAINEI from the coding sequence ATGGAAAAATATAGTAAATATGATGGCGTAATATGCTTTGCTGGCGAGGATTGGTGGTATCACAATCATGGCCACTTTGATATGAAGGTTATGGAATGCCTATCAAAAGATAAAAAAATATTATTTGTGAATTCCGTTGGCATGAGGGTGCCAACAATAGGAAAGTCTTCGAAGATTTTAAATAAAATAATTCGCAAACTAAAAAGCATTGCAAAAGGGGCTGTTAAAGTTAGCGACAATTTTTTTGTTTATTCACCATTCTACTTACCAGGTAAAAGTTCTGAAAAATTATCAGCTTTTTTATTGAAGATTCAAATAAAGTGGCACGCAAAACAACTAGGTATGAGCAATCCGCTTATTTGGGTAGTTACACCAACAGTTTCTAAAACAGCACTTGAATTATCAAAAGATGTTATTTATCAGAGAACTGATAAGAATGAAGAGTTAAGTGATGGTGATTTTGAATATATAAAGCAGCACGTTAAATTATTGCAAAAAAGTGCGATGCTAACTATATACTCCTCAAATGAATTAAAAAATAGCGAAGAGCTTAGCTGTAAAAAAGCTTTACACATTTCGCATGGCATTGCAGATGTATTTTTTGATAAACGAAGCTACAATTTAAAAAATGAATTGAACAATGATAATGCGAAAAAAGTACTGTTTGTAGGAGCAATTGACTCACATACATTCGATATTAAATTGTTATTAAAAGCTGCAGAACAACATTCACATGTTAACTTTTACCTTGTTGGTGATGTGAGCTTAGATAATGATATAAGTTTACCATCAAACGTGATTTTTTTAGGTAAAAAGGAACAGGAAGAGATACCTTCGTATCTTAATAAAGCAGATGTGCTTGCAATGTATTGGTTGCAAAACGATTGGATAAAATATTGTAGCCCGATTAAATTTAAAGAGTATTTATCAGCAGGAAAACCGATTGTTTCTACTCAATTTAGTGATTGTTATGAATTTGAAAGCAAAGCTGTTTATATTTCTAATTGTCATGACACATTTCTGAAAAATTTGTCATTAGCTTTAAACACAAACATTACGGATAAGCAAAATATGGCAGTCCATACTTGGTCAAATAAAACTAATGACATTATAAAGGCCATAAATGAAATATAA
- a CDS encoding O-antigen ligase family protein, whose amino-acid sequence MKIKLSPKFAFYLYAILIFITLSSFRNRGVESTGFDIQILIKVIVWSFCGLMGFVYWKALGYKIKCNYQSLIIMFSLYIFATSPFSPAGLYSVVTSFVFVCFATFYIYLFTVLDKEHVLKAFVIGTSSLVVLSLVATVASPDLVYQEYWNDLGYIEGVRFKGLTTNANSLGQLAAVTLFIVLVMRKSIFRKKNINICLLIFTLFCILIFSQSRTSLLALLLALSYVFFYRRFAFFYTATYFTFCFITVIYFTELYKYLLPSLSRSGSVDELFTFTGRTLIWEVVWELIKESPYFGYGYASSKVIIPLNFETSWGWTTVNSHSFMLQLLLSTGFIGSLPIFLLISFQFYRLLTFKGRLSSALFVFVLVTGILESGAIGPIPNFMTLVWLLSIFLIYYEKT is encoded by the coding sequence ATGAAAATTAAACTATCACCTAAATTTGCATTTTATTTATACGCTATTTTGATTTTTATAACGTTGTCATCTTTTCGTAATCGAGGTGTTGAGTCTACAGGATTTGATATACAAATATTAATAAAAGTCATCGTTTGGTCATTTTGTGGTTTGATGGGCTTTGTCTATTGGAAGGCATTAGGTTATAAAATTAAATGCAATTATCAGTCGCTTATAATTATGTTTTCGTTATACATATTTGCAACTTCCCCATTTTCGCCAGCAGGTTTATATTCCGTTGTGACGTCATTTGTATTTGTTTGTTTTGCTACTTTTTATATATATTTATTCACAGTGCTAGACAAAGAACATGTGCTTAAGGCGTTTGTTATTGGAACATCATCTTTAGTAGTTTTGTCATTAGTAGCTACTGTAGCAAGTCCGGATCTTGTGTACCAAGAATATTGGAATGACTTAGGTTACATAGAAGGCGTTCGTTTTAAAGGGCTTACAACTAATGCTAATTCGCTAGGACAGCTTGCTGCAGTAACTTTATTTATTGTTCTAGTGATGAGGAAAAGTATATTTAGAAAAAAAAATATCAATATATGTCTACTTATATTCACATTGTTTTGTATTTTAATATTTAGTCAAAGTAGAACATCTTTGCTGGCATTGTTGTTGGCTTTATCTTACGTTTTTTTCTATCGTCGTTTTGCTTTTTTTTATACAGCTACATATTTTACATTTTGTTTTATAACCGTTATTTACTTTACGGAGTTGTATAAATATCTTTTGCCTAGCTTGTCACGTAGTGGCAGTGTTGATGAGCTATTTACCTTTACAGGACGAACCTTAATTTGGGAGGTTGTTTGGGAGCTAATTAAAGAAAGCCCCTACTTTGGCTATGGCTACGCTTCTTCTAAGGTAATCATACCGCTTAATTTTGAAACAAGCTGGGGCTGGACAACTGTAAATAGTCATTCATTTATGCTGCAGCTTTTACTTTCTACTGGCTTTATTGGGTCACTACCAATATTCCTGTTAATTAGTTTCCAATTCTATCGTTTACTTACTTTTAAAGGCCGCTTATCGTCTGCGCTTTTTGTTTTTGTACTTGTTACAGGTATCTTAGAAAGTGGTGCAATTGGTCCCATACCAAACTTTATGACACTAGTCTGGTTATTATCAATATTCTTAATATATTACGAAAAAACTTAA
- a CDS encoding bi-domain-containing oxidoreductase, producing the protein MKQVTQTLRTGIVQVNEVPVPTLTDSFVLVRNAVSVISAGTEKTKIDMGKKNLLQKAKARPDLVKQVLQKIQTEGLKKTLQTVKSRLESPSPLGYSCAGEVVAAGGLVEGIQPGDRVACGGADYANHAEFVTIPKNLVVKIPDSVTDEEAAFTTVGSIAMQGVRLAEPKLGETFLVLGLGLLGQIAVQLLRANGCNVIATDLDASLVKQAEDFGAVGAGPGSNVESLCKELTSGHGVDGVLVCAGTPSNQPIELCGAVTREKGRVVVVGAVRMDIPREDYFKKEISVVISRSYGPGRYDPFYEENGNDYPFGYVRFTEQRNMQTFLELVGQGKVDVKSLITHRFMVDQAADAYQLIEGAKTEPYLGIVMQYAAGTDILNKASRITTNTKAIRKNKLGISFFGAGNYATASLLPPLADKNNVEFIGLVTASGRTAQGVAKQFSFAFCTAEFNEILTQDTDAIMVTTRHDTHASSVVAAINANKHVYVEKPIALTVEELTQIQLAKLANNIKSNTSQVMVGFNRRFAPSTQDVIEHFSGVKTPLVVSIRVNSGSIPADHWIQDVKTGGGRVIGEGCHFVDLASALVGSNPKTVTAIGTAKANKSAVLNDNVVISLTFENGSVATIVYTADGSKAMQKEYVEVFGGGHSAVINDFKEAVLYSGDSKQEIKKQMAQDKGQKAMLNAWLAGLTSGVPCVSYDCLMSNSLATILAVESLALGTTLNVDLSILEQ; encoded by the coding sequence ATGAAGCAAGTTACTCAAACTCTAAGAACCGGGATCGTTCAAGTTAATGAGGTCCCAGTACCAACGCTAACGGACTCATTTGTACTTGTAAGAAATGCTGTTTCAGTTATTAGTGCCGGTACTGAAAAAACTAAAATTGACATGGGTAAAAAGAATTTATTACAAAAAGCTAAAGCGCGGCCCGATTTAGTCAAACAAGTACTACAAAAAATACAAACTGAAGGATTAAAGAAAACCCTGCAAACGGTAAAGTCGCGGTTAGAATCACCATCTCCTTTGGGTTATAGCTGCGCCGGCGAAGTTGTAGCTGCCGGTGGACTAGTTGAAGGAATTCAACCGGGTGATCGTGTAGCATGTGGTGGCGCTGATTATGCCAATCATGCTGAGTTTGTAACTATTCCTAAAAACCTTGTTGTTAAAATACCTGATTCGGTCACCGATGAAGAAGCAGCCTTTACCACAGTTGGCTCTATTGCGATGCAAGGAGTACGTTTAGCTGAACCGAAATTAGGCGAAACCTTTTTAGTATTAGGTTTAGGATTACTTGGCCAAATTGCAGTGCAATTGTTGCGTGCTAATGGCTGTAATGTAATTGCTACCGATTTAGATGCTAGTTTAGTAAAACAAGCTGAAGATTTTGGTGCTGTAGGTGCAGGCCCAGGTTCTAATGTCGAGTCGCTTTGTAAAGAATTAACCTCAGGTCATGGTGTAGACGGTGTATTAGTATGTGCGGGCACACCAAGTAATCAGCCGATTGAGTTATGTGGTGCTGTAACACGTGAAAAAGGTCGCGTTGTGGTAGTAGGTGCTGTGCGTATGGATATTCCTCGTGAAGATTACTTCAAAAAAGAAATTAGTGTGGTGATTTCGCGCTCGTATGGCCCTGGCCGTTATGATCCGTTTTATGAAGAAAATGGTAATGATTACCCATTTGGTTATGTGCGTTTTACAGAGCAGCGTAATATGCAGACCTTTTTAGAGTTAGTAGGTCAAGGTAAGGTTGATGTTAAGTCATTAATTACGCATCGTTTTATGGTTGATCAAGCGGCAGATGCGTATCAGTTAATTGAAGGCGCCAAAACTGAACCTTATTTGGGCATAGTAATGCAGTACGCTGCAGGTACTGATATCTTAAATAAAGCGTCTCGTATTACAACTAACACCAAGGCAATCCGTAAAAACAAACTGGGCATTTCATTTTTTGGAGCAGGGAATTACGCTACCGCAAGTTTATTACCGCCGTTGGCTGATAAAAATAATGTTGAGTTTATAGGCTTAGTAACAGCTAGTGGCCGCACGGCGCAAGGTGTGGCAAAACAATTTAGTTTTGCATTTTGTACTGCTGAATTTAATGAGATTTTAACTCAAGATACCGATGCAATTATGGTAACAACACGCCATGATACGCACGCATCATCGGTTGTTGCTGCCATTAATGCTAACAAACACGTGTATGTTGAAAAACCAATTGCGCTTACCGTTGAAGAGCTTACTCAAATTCAACTTGCAAAATTAGCTAATAATATAAAAAGTAATACTAGCCAAGTGATGGTTGGTTTTAACCGCCGCTTTGCGCCATCTACCCAAGACGTAATTGAGCATTTTAGTGGTGTAAAAACGCCTTTAGTGGTCAGTATTCGTGTTAACTCTGGTAGTATTCCTGCTGATCATTGGATTCAAGATGTAAAAACCGGTGGTGGCCGCGTGATTGGTGAAGGTTGCCATTTTGTTGATTTAGCTTCTGCACTTGTTGGCAGCAACCCTAAAACTGTGACGGCAATTGGTACTGCAAAAGCTAATAAATCGGCGGTACTTAACGATAACGTGGTGATTAGCTTAACATTTGAAAATGGTAGTGTTGCGACCATTGTTTATACTGCAGATGGCTCAAAAGCCATGCAAAAAGAATATGTTGAAGTTTTTGGTGGTGGCCATAGTGCAGTGATTAATGACTTTAAAGAAGCGGTTTTATATTCGGGCGATTCAAAGCAAGAAATCAAAAAGCAAATGGCGCAAGATAAAGGTCAAAAAGCGATGTTAAACGCTTGGTTAGCGGGTTTAACATCAGGTGTGCCATGTGTTAGTTATGACTGTTTAATGAGTAATAGTTTAGCAACTATTTTGGCGGTTGAGTCATTAGCTTTGGGCACGACACTAAACGTCGATTTATCCATTCTTGAGCAATAA
- a CDS encoding WecB/TagA/CpsF family glycosyltransferase, which yields MKRIEFLKAPMDIATMQETVSFIESRIEQKQFLQHVVVNVAKIVNMQKDPVLAESVKACEVINIDGMGVVFGARFLGHHVPERVAGVDLFHELLAMSAKRDFPVFLLGATEEVVSKTVEVVKAQNPSLNIAGYNDGYFWDDEEAIVTKIHESGAKLLFVAITSPKKENFINKWQDKLGVDFVMGVGGTFDVVAGKVKRAPKWMQKAGLEWLYRVLQEPGRMWKRYLVTNSKFALLLLKSKFLTR from the coding sequence ATGAAACGTATTGAATTTTTAAAAGCACCCATGGATATTGCCACCATGCAAGAGACGGTGTCTTTTATTGAAAGTAGAATTGAGCAAAAGCAGTTTTTACAACATGTTGTGGTTAATGTAGCCAAAATAGTAAATATGCAAAAAGACCCTGTTTTAGCTGAGTCGGTTAAAGCGTGTGAGGTAATTAATATTGATGGTATGGGTGTAGTGTTTGGTGCGCGTTTTTTAGGGCACCATGTGCCAGAGCGTGTTGCTGGGGTTGACCTGTTTCATGAATTATTAGCAATGAGCGCCAAGCGAGACTTTCCTGTGTTTTTATTGGGTGCCACCGAAGAGGTAGTAAGCAAAACAGTGGAAGTGGTTAAAGCACAAAACCCAAGTTTAAACATAGCAGGTTATAACGATGGCTACTTTTGGGATGATGAAGAGGCCATTGTCACTAAAATCCACGAATCGGGCGCTAAGTTATTATTTGTTGCGATTACCTCACCTAAAAAAGAAAACTTCATTAATAAATGGCAAGACAAGCTTGGTGTAGACTTTGTAATGGGTGTTGGCGGTACGTTCGATGTTGTAGCAGGTAAAGTAAAGCGTGCACCAAAGTGGATGCAAAAAGCTGGCCTCGAATGGCTTTACAGGGTATTACAAGAGCCAGGAAGAATGTGGAAACGATATTTAGTTACAAACTCTAAGTTTGCTTTGTTATTACTAAAAAGTAAATTTTTAACGCGCTAG